The proteins below are encoded in one region of Pseudonocardia sp. DSM 110487:
- a CDS encoding FAD-binding oxidoreductase, whose protein sequence is MGPDLNSAAVGLWFEQVVADGDDLAPRPPLDGDAEADVCIVGAGYTGLWTAYALLNGDPGLRVLLVEREIAGFGASGRNGGWCSALFPAGPAALERRHGAPAADAMRAAMRASVDEVGEAVAEEGIACDWVKGGTVVIARTRAQLARARGEVSDGPDRVELLGPAAASALVGATNVLGGIFMPDCARIQPARLARGLARAVERRGGRIAEGTTALAVRPRGVVTDRGVVRAHTVVRATEAWSAALTPRSVVPVYSLIVATRPLPASFWDEAGLAGGQTFSDHRHLVVYGQRTADDRLVFGGRGAPYHFRSRIHPSFDRDERVFAGLRAAVTELFPALRREDFTHAWGGPLGIPRDWHAGVGLGPDGLGWAGGYVGDGVATSNLAGRTLAALILGHDSPLTGLPWVGHRSRRWEPEPLRWLLVNAGLRLMTLADEEERLTGRPSVLAASVARALGG, encoded by the coding sequence GTGGGCCCGGATCTGAACAGCGCCGCTGTAGGTCTCTGGTTCGAGCAGGTCGTCGCCGACGGGGACGACCTCGCGCCGCGCCCACCGCTCGACGGCGACGCGGAGGCCGACGTCTGCATCGTGGGCGCGGGCTACACCGGGCTCTGGACCGCGTACGCGCTCCTGAACGGCGACCCCGGGCTGCGGGTGCTGCTCGTCGAGCGGGAGATCGCCGGGTTCGGGGCGAGCGGGCGCAACGGCGGCTGGTGCTCGGCGCTCTTCCCGGCCGGCCCGGCCGCGCTGGAGCGGCGCCACGGGGCCCCGGCGGCGGACGCGATGCGGGCGGCGATGCGCGCGTCGGTGGACGAGGTCGGCGAGGCGGTGGCCGAGGAGGGCATCGCCTGCGACTGGGTGAAGGGCGGCACCGTGGTCATCGCCCGCACCCGCGCGCAGCTCGCTCGGGCTCGGGGCGAGGTGTCCGACGGGCCGGACCGGGTCGAGCTGCTCGGGCCGGCAGCTGCATCCGCGCTGGTCGGGGCCACGAACGTGCTCGGAGGGATCTTCATGCCCGACTGCGCCCGGATCCAGCCAGCCCGGCTGGCGCGGGGCCTCGCGCGGGCTGTCGAGCGACGCGGCGGGCGGATCGCGGAGGGCACCACCGCGCTCGCCGTCCGGCCCCGCGGGGTCGTGACCGATCGCGGAGTGGTGCGTGCCCACACCGTCGTGCGGGCCACCGAGGCGTGGAGCGCGGCGCTCACCCCGCGCTCTGTGGTGCCGGTGTACTCGCTGATCGTCGCGACCCGTCCGCTCCCGGCGTCGTTCTGGGACGAGGCGGGTCTCGCGGGCGGGCAGACGTTCAGCGACCACCGCCACCTCGTCGTCTACGGCCAGCGCACCGCCGACGACCGGCTCGTCTTCGGCGGGCGCGGAGCGCCGTACCACTTCCGGTCCCGGATCCACCCGTCCTTCGACCGCGACGAGCGGGTGTTCGCCGGGCTGCGCGCCGCCGTCACCGAGCTGTTCCCGGCGCTACGACGCGAGGACTTCACCCACGCGTGGGGCGGGCCGCTCGGCATCCCGCGGGACTGGCACGCGGGCGTCGGGCTCGGCCCGGACGGTCTCGGCTGGGCAGGCGGGTACGTCGGCGACGGCGTCGCCACCTCGAACCTCGCCGGGCGCACCCTCGCCGCCCTGATCCTCGGCCACGACAGCCCGCTCACCGGCCTGCCGTGGGTCGGGCACCGCTCACGGCGATGGGAGCCGGAGCCGCTGCGCTGGTTGCTGGTCAACGCGGGCCTACGCCTCATGACGCTCGCGGACGAGGAGGAACGGCTCACGGGCCGCCCGAGCGTTCTGGCGGCGTCGGTGGCACGGGCGCTGGGCGGCTGA
- a CDS encoding aspartate aminotransferase family protein: MTTETRTPRGTDRADAARDHLWMHFTRHSTYEDGGRVPIMVRGEGCRVWDADGREYLDGLAGLFVVQAGHGRRELAETAARQAADLAYFPIWSYAHPAAIDLAERLAHHAPGDLNRVFFTTGGGEAVESAWKLAKQYFKLTGKPAKHKVISRSIAYHGTPQGALAITGVPDLRIPYEPLVPGAFKVPNTNAYRAPEHVAGDLKAFGRWAADQVEQAILAEGPDSVAAVFVEPVQNAGGCFPPPPGYFERLRQICDRHDVLLVSDEVICAFGRIGNVFACDSFGYVPDIITCAKGMTSGYSPIGAMIASDRLFEPFRSGAASFLHGYTFGGHPVSAAVAMANLDIFEAEGLNEHVREQSPVFRATLEKLLDLPIVGDVRGEGFFFGIELVKDKATKETFDAEESERLLRGFLSKALFDAGLYCRADDRGDPVVQLAPPLVAGPAEFDEIEQILRGVLTEAWARI, from the coding sequence ATGACGACCGAGACCCGCACTCCCCGGGGCACCGACCGCGCCGACGCCGCCCGCGACCACCTCTGGATGCACTTCACCCGGCACTCCACCTACGAGGACGGCGGGCGGGTGCCGATCATGGTGCGCGGCGAGGGCTGCCGCGTATGGGACGCCGACGGGCGCGAGTACCTCGACGGCCTCGCCGGGCTCTTCGTCGTGCAGGCCGGACACGGGCGCCGCGAGCTGGCCGAGACCGCCGCGCGCCAGGCCGCCGACCTCGCGTACTTCCCGATCTGGTCCTACGCCCACCCGGCGGCGATCGACCTCGCCGAGCGCCTTGCGCACCATGCGCCCGGCGACCTGAACCGGGTCTTCTTCACCACGGGCGGCGGCGAGGCCGTCGAGAGCGCGTGGAAGCTCGCCAAGCAGTACTTCAAGCTCACCGGCAAGCCCGCCAAGCACAAGGTGATCAGCCGGTCGATCGCCTATCACGGCACCCCGCAGGGTGCGTTGGCGATCACCGGCGTTCCGGACCTGCGCATCCCCTACGAGCCGCTCGTGCCCGGCGCGTTCAAGGTGCCCAACACCAACGCCTACCGCGCGCCGGAGCACGTGGCAGGCGACCTCAAGGCGTTCGGCCGCTGGGCCGCCGACCAGGTGGAGCAGGCGATCCTGGCCGAGGGCCCGGACAGCGTTGCCGCCGTGTTCGTGGAGCCGGTGCAGAACGCGGGCGGCTGCTTCCCGCCGCCACCCGGCTACTTCGAGCGGCTGCGCCAGATCTGCGACCGCCACGACGTGCTGCTCGTGTCCGACGAGGTGATCTGCGCGTTCGGCCGCATCGGCAACGTGTTCGCTTGCGACAGCTTCGGCTACGTCCCGGACATCATCACCTGCGCCAAGGGCATGACGTCGGGTTACTCGCCGATCGGCGCGATGATCGCGAGCGACCGGCTGTTCGAGCCGTTCCGCTCCGGAGCGGCGTCGTTCCTGCACGGCTACACGTTCGGCGGCCACCCGGTATCGGCGGCCGTGGCGATGGCCAACCTCGACATCTTCGAGGCCGAGGGGTTGAACGAGCACGTCCGCGAGCAGTCGCCGGTGTTCCGGGCCACCCTGGAGAAGCTCCTGGATCTGCCGATCGTCGGCGACGTCCGCGGCGAGGGCTTCTTCTTCGGCATCGAGCTGGTCAAGGACAAGGCCACCAAGGAGACGTTCGACGCCGAGGAGAGCGAGCGGTTGCTGCGCGGCTTCCTGTCCAAGGCGCTGTTCGACGCAGGCCTGTACTGCCGCGCCGACGACCGTGGCGACCCCGTCGTCCAGCTCGCGCCGCCGCTCGTCGCGGGCCCGGCCGAGTTCGACGAGATCGAGCAGATCCTGCGGGGGGTGCTGACGGAGGCGTGGGCCCGGATCTGA
- a CDS encoding Lrp/AsnC family transcriptional regulator, whose product MSLAPEPAHALLDAVGKAIVEQLQEDGRRPYATIARAVGLSEAAVRQRVARLQEAGVIQIVAVTDPLQLGFRREAMVGIRSEGDVVDLADALAEFPEVTYVVITAGSFDLLVEAVCEDDDHLLDLVGRRIRALPGVRSTETFVYMKLRKQHYNWGTR is encoded by the coding sequence GTGTCCCTCGCCCCTGAGCCGGCTCATGCGCTCCTCGACGCCGTCGGCAAGGCGATCGTCGAGCAGCTGCAGGAGGACGGCAGGCGGCCCTACGCCACGATCGCCCGCGCCGTCGGGCTCTCCGAGGCCGCCGTGCGGCAGCGCGTTGCGCGGCTGCAGGAGGCGGGCGTCATCCAGATCGTCGCCGTCACCGACCCGCTCCAGCTGGGCTTCCGGCGCGAGGCCATGGTCGGCATCCGCTCCGAAGGCGACGTCGTCGACCTGGCCGACGCGCTGGCCGAGTTCCCCGAGGTGACCTACGTCGTCATCACAGCGGGCAGCTTCGATCTGCTGGTCGAGGCCGTCTGCGAGGACGACGACCACCTGCTGGATCTCGTCGGGCGGCGGATCCGGGCGCTGCCCGGCGTCCGCAGCACCGAGACGTTCGTCTACATGAAGCTGCGCAAGCAGCACTACAACTGGGGTACGAGATGA